In Gammaproteobacteria bacterium, the genomic stretch TCTGATTGTCACAGCATTCATGTGAGCGTCTAAACCTTCTATTTCAGTCAGGACTTTTATTGTATCGTTAAGGTCTATTAGGCCTTCCTTTGTTAACTCCTGAATTGAGATACTCTTCATGAAATCTCTGACAGATAAGCCGCCTGATTTTTTTGCATAACCATCAGTAGGCAATACATGATTTGTGCCGCTTGCATAGTCTCCAGCTGTTACTGGTGACCACTTGCCTAAGAATACTGAGCCTGCATTACTTATTAAATTCAGATATTTTCTTGGATCATCTACTTGTAGCATCAAATGCTCGGGCGCATACCGGTTAGATACTTGCAGCGCTTCTTCAATTGAATCAACAATAATCATTCGACTATTTTGAAGCGCTTCCAGAATGATCGAGTTTCTTGCTAAATTTCTTGTTTGTTCTTGCAATGAATGATTTACTTTATCGCACATAGCTAAGGCTGTAGTTATTAGTAAGACCTGTGAATCAGAGCCGTGCTCAGCTTGTGCTAATAAATCAGCTGCAACATAGTCAGGATTTGCATTAGCATCTGCCACGACTAATACTTCAGATGGTCCAGCAGGTAAGTCGTATGCTGCGCCATCGACATCCTGAGCAACAATCATTTTAGCTTGCGTCACGAATGAATTGCCTGGCCCAAATATTTTGTACACTTTCGGGATGGTGGCTGTCCCATATGCCATGGCAGCAATCGCTTGCGCACCACCTAATTTATAAACTTTATCAATGTCGCAAAGTTCGGCTGCAACCAATATGTTCGGGTCTATATTGCCATTATTTGTTGGTGGGGAGCATAAAATACGTATAGGACAGCCAGCAATTTTAGATGGAACACCGAGCATCAGTGCAGTCGATATTAAAGGTGCAGTTCCACCCGGAATATAAAGTCCGATGCGCTCAATAGGAATTGCGCGACTTTCACATAACACGCCGGTTGACACTTCAACGCTATAATTTTGTATTCGTTGCGGTGCATGATAGGCCGTTAGTTGCGAAATAACTTTTTTTATAGACTGAATAGTGTTCGGATTAATTTTTTTTTGAGCTTCCTCGAATTCCTCCACACTGACCTGTAAATTATCTAACTTAACACCGTCATATTTATCGGTCATTTCTTTGCATGCAACATCACCTTCCCTGCGTACTCGTTCTACCATTTCTCGGATTTGATTATTAAAGGTCGAATTTTTTTTTCGTAATGGTCTCTTGAGCAGACTAATTTTCTCATTCTCAGATACAGTTTTCCAAATTATAGTTTTAAGCACATACTCTCCTCAGGCCATCATTTTTTCAACGGGTAAAACCAGTATTGATGTGGCGCCAGCAGACTTTAGATTTTCCATGGTTTCCCAGAAAATATTCTCACTACACAAAGCGTGAATAGCGACTTTATTCGGATCCCCTTGCAGCTCCAGAATCGTGGGTCTTTCAACGCCTGGGAGTAAGGATACGATGCTCTCTAATGCTGATTTGGGGGCGTGTAACATAATGTATTTACTTCCACACGCACGCTGCGATCCCTGAACGCGATTTTTAAATATTTCAGCGATTTTTTGTTTTTCAGTAGATAGTATTTTTGATGATTGGATTAAAACAGCCTGACTTTCTAACACCGTTTCAACTTCTTTTAGATTATTTGCTTCTAGTGTTGCACCAGAAGAAACAAGATCACAAATCGCATCAGCGAGACCTAGTTTTGGTGCTATTTCTACTGATCCTGATAAATTAATAATTTCTGATTTAACTTTATTTATTTCGAGAAATTCTTTTAACAAGTCTGGATAGCTTGTTGCGATACGACAGTTTTTAAGGCTAGATATATTTCCATATTGAAAGTTTTTAGGCACGGCGATGGAAAGCCTGCAATAAGCAAAATTTAAAGTCCGAATGACTTCAACTTTATTTTTTAAGTTACTGTTATTTTGTAATACCTTTTCATTCAATAAATTGGTTCCAACTATACCAAAATCACAGATCCCCTCTGATATGAGACTTGGAATATCATCATCTCTGACTAAGAGTACATCAAGTTCAAAGTTGTCACTTTGGCAAAAGAGCTGCTCTTTTCGCGGTTTAATGGATATTCCGCATCCAGCCATTAGTCGCAATGACTCGTCATTTAATCTGCCAGACTTCTGTATTGCGATACGTATTCGATTATTGTTTTGCATTTACCTACTCCCACAAAGTATTGAACGTAAAAAAACCCCGGGAAACTTTTGCCGCCCAGGGTTTGATGACATCCAAACTCATGCGGGAGGCAAATAGCCTCCCTTCAGTAGAGGCTATCTCAACTGATGGTGATGTGCATGATGTTTTACAAATTTAAAAATCATTTTTAATTTCTCTTCATATTTTTAACTATGAACATATTAATCCATATCTTTTTGACTTATGCAAGGGTGTTTTTGTTAAAGATTTCTTATCCAAATATAACCTATTGTATAAATTGGTGTTTTAAACAAACAAGTTATGTAATATCGATAATGCGTCTTATCGTGTGTTGAACGTATACATTTTT encodes the following:
- the hisD gene encoding histidinol dehydrogenase, with product MLKTIIWKTVSENEKISLLKRPLRKKNSTFNNQIREMVERVRREGDVACKEMTDKYDGVKLDNLQVSVEEFEEAQKKINPNTIQSIKKVISQLTAYHAPQRIQNYSVEVSTGVLCESRAIPIERIGLYIPGGTAPLISTALMLGVPSKIAGCPIRILCSPPTNNGNIDPNILVAAELCDIDKVYKLGGAQAIAAMAYGTATIPKVYKIFGPGNSFVTQAKMIVAQDVDGAAYDLPAGPSEVLVVADANANPDYVAADLLAQAEHGSDSQVLLITTALAMCDKVNHSLQEQTRNLARNSIILEALQNSRMIIVDSIEEALQVSNRYAPEHLMLQVDDPRKYLNLISNAGSVFLGKWSPVTAGDYASGTNHVLPTDGYAKKSGGLSVRDFMKSISIQELTKEGLIDLNDTIKVLTEIEGLDAHMNAVTIRLEGKNSEK
- the hisG gene encoding ATP phosphoribosyltransferase produces the protein MQNNNRIRIAIQKSGRLNDESLRLMAGCGISIKPRKEQLFCQSDNFELDVLLVRDDDIPSLISEGICDFGIVGTNLLNEKVLQNNSNLKNKVEVIRTLNFAYCRLSIAVPKNFQYGNISSLKNCRIATSYPDLLKEFLEINKVKSEIINLSGSVEIAPKLGLADAICDLVSSGATLEANNLKEVETVLESQAVLIQSSKILSTEKQKIAEIFKNRVQGSQRACGSKYIMLHAPKSALESIVSLLPGVERPTILELQGDPNKVAIHALCSENIFWETMENLKSAGATSILVLPVEKMMA